In Oscillospiraceae bacterium, the genomic window TGGATGTAGTGGGTGCAGGACTGGTAGAGCCGGTCGTGCATGATGGCCAGAAGGCCGTCCTTGATGGTCCGGTACTCGGTGACCTTTTTGATCAGGTAGCCCCAGCCGATGCCCAGCAGCCAGATGGCTCCCTCCATCCAGTGGGCAGAGATGTAGGCAAAAACTTGCTGCATTGGTCTCACCCCCTGACCTGCCCCAGCCCGGCCCGCTGGATGATGCCCGCGTAGTCCTTGTAGGCCACGCTGAGGTCTACTCCGGTGCTCACACCGGGCACGGTGCCTTCGCTGGTGTACTGCCACATACCAAAGGGCCAGCCCGGTTCAGGTTTTTCCTTGCGGTATGCAGCCAGCCACACATCATAGGGCTTGAGGGCCGCGCCGGTCATGTACAAATTGGTCTGCGCAAAATACAAGCCGGTGTACAGCATGGCGTACACGCCCCAGCTCTCCACCGCGCTTAGGCAGCGGGCCACGATGTCGCTCAGGGCTGCCTTGCTCAGGGCTGCCTGCAGCTTGTCCTCGATGTCCACGGCCACCGGCAGACCCAGCGTTTTGCCGGTCAGAGCGCTTTTCAGCAAGGCCAGCTCCTTATCCGCCTCCGCCTTGTTGACGGCCTTAAAGTAGCCATACACACCCACCGGGATGCCCAGCCGTGTGCACTCGGCGTAGTTGCGGGCAAACTGCGGGTCAATGTAAGGCTTGCTTGCCTTGCCGTCGGCGCTGTTGCCCATGGCGCGGATCATGACGCCGCCGATCTGGCCGGACGCCTTGACCTTTGCCCAGTCAATGCTGCCCTGCCAGCGGGAAACATCCATGATGGTTTTACTCATCGGCGGTTTCCTCCACGATCTCTTCAAAGCCGCTCTTGATAAGCAGCGCCTTGACCTTCGCCTTCAGCAGGCGGGGGCAGCGCTCATACAGCGCCTTTGCCTCCTCGGTGGTCTCGCAGCTCATGATCTCCTGTGCCCATAACATCGCCATCATAAATGCCAACCTTTCTAATTTTTGTGTGATTTTATGCATAAACAGTCTCGCTCATTTCAAGCAGACACTGTTTCAGCATCTCGTTTTCTTTTTGCAG contains:
- a CDS encoding GH25 family lysozyme codes for the protein MSKTIMDVSRWQGSIDWAKVKASGQIGGVMIRAMGNSADGKASKPYIDPQFARNYAECTRLGIPVGVYGYFKAVNKAEADKELALLKSALTGKTLGLPVAVDIEDKLQAALSKAALSDIVARCLSAVESWGVYAMLYTGLYFAQTNLYMTGAALKPYDVWLAAYRKEKPEPGWPFGMWQYTSEGTVPGVSTGVDLSVAYKDYAGIIQRAGLGQVRG